The following coding sequences lie in one Labrus bergylta chromosome 5, fLabBer1.1, whole genome shotgun sequence genomic window:
- the hipk1b gene encoding homeodomain-interacting protein kinase 1 isoform X2, producing the protein MSSQLQVFSPPSISSSAFCRVKKLKVESNVWDVSTTEAYSSIAGQSAYAFTPAMAVPPFAPSLVFPPAAPGSRGQVVVRAADSTGSLPRGSSRRVTEQATSSSYTHAESSSETRSHRHGQKRKVEEANEGSGSGCGSVQILEELSAPAATYSTRTGGGGGGTGQSIPHSAPTTKSSSSNGEGDYQLVQHEILCSVSCSYEVLEFLGRGTFGQVAKCWKRGTNEIVAIKILKNHPSYARQGQIEVGILNRLSAENADEYNFVRSYECFQHKGHTCLVFEMLEQNLYDFLKHSKFSPLPLRHIRPILQQVATALMKLKSLGLIHADLKPENIMLVDPLRQPYRVKVIDFGSASHVSKAVCSTYLQSRYYRAPEIILGLPFCEAIDMWSLGCVIAELFLGWPLYPGASEYDQIRYISQTQGLPAEYLLSAGTKTSRFFNRGPDSSYPLWRLKTPSEHEMEMGIKSKEARKYIFNCLDDMMQVNLSSHLEGTDMLAEKADRREFIDLLKRMLRLDADKRITPTKTLGHPFVTMSHLMDYPHSSHVKSCFQNMEICKRRSSYDSNKSLYSTNAVPSAAAGNLTVTFSSQLNQHNQVPSAGGAVPLLNYQPALYQQATINIPGLTQQSVPIPTRPAGLCSQTEPFQQTLIVCPPSTIQGLQPSSKSSSFPVRMENSVPIVPQNQSAQSLQIQPSMLTQGSCTPLMVATLHPPSAGIAPQYSLPLGLGPGVGRPTLLEHTAAVLAWPTGTQQILIPSSWQQVPGVAIHSSAHQTTVPESPLETLDASTQQGHSWRSTTQGKSQQERKKVKARRGENRTRGMSTASLLVTPASSNAIMSQPIIISDTPSPAVSIITIHSDTDTEDERKFHPASVGLGQRTNVISCVTVHDSDSSTASPLTPLPRLLNPAGTGSSRQAKSLAVVAPSVKNQGTRALSRGRLDTVNYMKPKRSSNRQPCSSGESMERHGLVPSQSHPLNLSQVQPVVSSSQERSHSDSSLRRQPTFPPAVSASLYNFPDVSALASAAAPGPSLYNYPASTALSSASQAMEQLLGRGHGSHGHSPSAYAATYTSSSSSRRDSASRKDTVSSLLHGLPAAYQHQFATGSPYISVTPRAEAYSTYQLSPRRLTQYPYL; encoded by the exons ATGAGCTCCCAGCTGCAGgtcttctctcctccctccatctcctccagtgCCTTTTGCCGCGTTAAGAAGCTGAAGGTGGAGAGCAATGTTTGGGACGTGTCGACCACCGAAGCTTACAGTTCCATAGCAGGGCAGTCGGCATACGCCTTTACCCCAGCCATGGCTGTGCCACCCTTTGCACCATCCCTGGTCTTCCCCCCTGCTGCACCTGGGTCCAGAGGCCAAGTGGTGGTCCGGGCAGCTGACAGCACCGGTAGTCTTCCCCGTGGATCCAGCCGGCGTGTCACTGAGCAGGCGACGTCTTCTTCTTATACTCATGCCGAGTCGTCATCTGAAACCAGGAGCCACAGGCACGGGCAGAAGAGAAAGGTCGAGGAGGCCAACGAAGGCAGTGGGAGTGGATGTGGCAGTGTGCAAATATTGGAGGAGctttcagctcctgcagcaacttACTCCACCCGTActggtgggggaggagggggcacAGGCCAGTCTATACCCCACTCTGCTCCGACCACAAAAAGCAGCAGCTCCAATGGTGAAGGGGACTATCAGCTTGTGCAGCATGAAATCCTGTGCTCCGTGTCCTGCAGCTATGAAGTGCTGGAGTTTTTAGGAAGAGGCACGTTCGGACAAGTAGCCAAATGCTGGAAGAGGGGTACAAATGAAATTGTGGCTATCAAGATCCTGAAAAACCATCCTTCGTATGCTCGCCAGGGCCAGATAGAG GTGGGCATCCTGAACCGACTGAGTGCTGAGAACGCAGATGAGTACAACTTTGTGCGTTCTTACGAATGCTTCCAACACAAAGGTCACACCTGCCTGGTGTTCGAGATGCTGGAGCAGAACCTCTACGACTTTCTCAAGCACAGCAAGTTCAGCCCGCTCCCTCTGCGCCACATCAGACCCATCCTACAGCAG GTGGCCACTGCGCTGATGAAACTGAAAAGCCTGGGCTTAATTCATGCAGACCTGAAGCCTGAGAACATCATGCTGGTGGATCCTCTTCGGCAGCCCTACAGGGTGAAGGTCATTGACTTTGGCTCAGCGAGTCATGTGTCTAAAGCTGTTTGCTCCACCTACTTACAGTCCCGCTACTACAG GGCTCCAGAGATCATTCTGGGTCTGCCATTCTGTGAGGCCATTGACATGTGGTCTTTGGGCTGTGTGATTGCTGAGCTGTTTCTCGGTTGGCCTCTCTACCCTGGAGCCTCCGAGTACGACCAG ATCCGTTACATTTCTCAAACTCAAGGCCTACCTGCAGAGTACTTGCTGAGCGCCGGCACCAAGACGAGTCGTTTTTTCAATCGGGGTCCTGACTCTAGCTACCCACTCTGGAGACTTAAG ACTCCTTCAGAGCATGAAATGGAGATGGGGATCAAGTCCAAGGAGGCCAGGAAGTACATCTTCAACTGTCTGGATGATATGATGCAG GTCAACCTGTCTTCCCATCTGGAGGGGACGGACATGTTGGCCGAGAAAGCGGACAGACGAGAGTTTATCGACCTCTTGAAGCGAATGCTGCGCCTCGATGCCGACAAAAGGATCACACCAACAAAAACTCTGGGTCATCCATTTGTCACGATGAGCCACCTCATGGATTATCCCCACAGCTCTCA TGTGAAGTCCTGCTTTCAGAACATGGAGATCTGCAAGCGCCGGAGTTCCTACGATAGTAATAAATCGCTGTACTCCACTAACGCAGTCCCCAGCGCTGCAGCTGGAAACCTCACTGTAACCTTCAGTAGCCAACTCAACCAGCATAACCAG GTGCCTTCTGCCGGAGGAGCGGTGCCTTTACTAAACTACCAGCCAGCTCTGTATCAGCAGGCGACCATCAACATTCCTGGGCTGACTCAACAGAGTGTCCCGATCCCAACGCGTCCTGCTGGGCTGTGTAGTCAGACAGAACCTTTCCAGCAGACTCTCATTGTCTGCCCACCCTCCACTATTCAAG GGCTACAGCCATCTAGTAAGAGTTCCAGTTTCCCTGTGAGGATGGAGAACTCTGTTCCAATAGTACCTCAGAACCAGTCTGCCCAGTCTCTGCAGATCCAGCCAAGTATGCTCACACAG GGTTCCTGCACACCCCTGATGGTTGCCACCCTGCACCCCCCCTCAGCAGGCATAGCCCCCCAGTACTCTCTGCCCCTCGGGCTGGGGCCCGGGGTGGGTCGGCCCACCCTCCTGGAGCACACAGCCGCAGTGCTG GCCTGGCCCACTGGCACCCAACAGATCCTCATCCCATCGTCATGGCAGCAGGTTCCGGGCGTGGCCATCCACAGCTCTGCCCACCAGACCACTGTACCTGAATCACCGCTGGAAACACTTGATGCTTCCACTCAGCAGGGACACAGCTGGAG GAGCACAACCCAAGGCAAGAGccagcaggagaggaagaaagtgaAAGCCAGACGTGGAGAGAACAGAACCAG GGGTATGTCCACTGCATCACTACTCGTGACCCCAGCCAGCTCTAACGCCATAATGTCCCAACCAATCATCATATCTGACACACCCAGCCCGGCGGTCAGCATCATCACTATTCACAGCGACACTGACACGGAGGATGAGCGGAAGTTCCATCCTGCCAG cgTTGGACTGGGCCAGCGGACTAACGtcatcagctgtgtgactgtacatgACTCGGACTCTTCCACAGCCAGTCCCCTGACTCCTCTGCCGCGTCTTCTGAACCCAGCTGGCACCGGGTCATCCCGCCAGGCCAAGTCTCTGGCAGTGGTGGCCCCTTCAGTCAAAAACCAGGGCACCAGAGCACTTTCACGTGGACGCCTAGACACTG TGAACTACATGAAGCCTAAAAGGTCCTCCAACAGACAGCCGTGCAGCTCAGGCGAGAGCATGGAGCGTCATGGACTGGTTCCAAGCCAGTCACACCCCTTAAACCTCAGCCAG GTTCAGCCTGTGGTTTCTTCATCTCAGGAGCGCTCTCACAGTGACTCCTCTTTGCGTCGCCAGCCGACGTTCCCCCCGGCCGTCTCCGCCTCTCTCTACAACTTCCCGGACGTGTCGGCCCTGGCCTCCGCCGCAGCCCCAGGCCCCAGCCTTTACAACTACCCTGCCTCCACTGCCCTCTCCTCAGCCTCTCAGGCCATGGAGCAGCTGCTGGGCCGTGGTCACGGCAGTCACGGCCACTCCCCCTCTGCCTATGCAGCAACATAcacctcatcctcctcctccaggagGGACTCGGCCAGTCGGAAGGACACCGTCAGCAGTCTGCTGCACGGCCTCCCCGCAGCCTACCAGCACCAGTTTGCCACTGGGTCTCCCTACATTAGTGTGACGCCGCGGGCAGAGGCTTACAGTACCTACCAGCTCAGCCCCCGGCGCCTCACCCAGTACCCGTACCTATAG
- the hipk1b gene encoding homeodomain-interacting protein kinase 1 isoform X4, translated as MSSQLQVFSPPSISSSAFCRVKKLKVESNVWDVSTTEAYSSIAGQSAYAFTPAMAVPPFAPSLVFPPAAPGSRGQVVVRAADSTGSLPRGSSRRVTEQATSSSYTHAESSSETRSHRHGQKRKVEEANEGSGSGCGSVQILEELSAPAATYSTRTGGGGGGTGQSIPHSAPTTKSSSSNGEGDYQLVQHEILCSVSCSYEVLEFLGRGTFGQVAKCWKRGTNEIVAIKILKNHPSYARQGQIEVGILNRLSAENADEYNFVRSYECFQHKGHTCLVFEMLEQNLYDFLKHSKFSPLPLRHIRPILQQVATALMKLKSLGLIHADLKPENIMLVDPLRQPYRVKVIDFGSASHVSKAVCSTYLQSRYYRAPEIILGLPFCEAIDMWSLGCVIAELFLGWPLYPGASEYDQIRYISQTQGLPAEYLLSAGTKTSRFFNRGPDSSYPLWRLKTPSEHEMEMGIKSKEARKYIFNCLDDMMQVNLSSHLEGTDMLAEKADRREFIDLLKRMLRLDADKRITPTKTLGHPFVTMSHLMDYPHSSHVKSCFQNMEICKRRSSYDSNKSLYSTNAVPSAAAGNLTVTFSSQLNQHNQVPSAGGAVPLLNYQPALYQQATINIPGLTQQSVPIPTRPAGLCSQTEPFQQTLIVCPPSTIQGLQPSSKSSSFPVRMENSVPIVPQNQSAQSLQIQPSMLTQAWPTGTQQILIPSSWQQVPGVAIHSSAHQTTVPESPLETLDASTQQGHSWRSTTQGKSQQERKKVKARRGENRTRGMSTASLLVTPASSNAIMSQPIIISDTPSPAVSIITIHSDTDTEDERKFHPASVGLGQRTNVISCVTVHDSDSSTASPLTPLPRLLNPAGTGSSRQAKSLAVVAPSVKNQGTRALSRGRLDTVNYMKPKRSSNRQPCSSGESMERHGLVPSQSHPLNLSQVQPVVSSSQERSHSDSSLRRQPTFPPAVSASLYNFPDVSALASAAAPGPSLYNYPASTALSSASQAMEQLLGRGHGSHGHSPSAYAATYTSSSSSRRDSASRKDTVSSLLHGLPAAYQHQFATGSPYISVTPRAEAYSTYQLSPRRLTQYPYL; from the exons ATGAGCTCCCAGCTGCAGgtcttctctcctccctccatctcctccagtgCCTTTTGCCGCGTTAAGAAGCTGAAGGTGGAGAGCAATGTTTGGGACGTGTCGACCACCGAAGCTTACAGTTCCATAGCAGGGCAGTCGGCATACGCCTTTACCCCAGCCATGGCTGTGCCACCCTTTGCACCATCCCTGGTCTTCCCCCCTGCTGCACCTGGGTCCAGAGGCCAAGTGGTGGTCCGGGCAGCTGACAGCACCGGTAGTCTTCCCCGTGGATCCAGCCGGCGTGTCACTGAGCAGGCGACGTCTTCTTCTTATACTCATGCCGAGTCGTCATCTGAAACCAGGAGCCACAGGCACGGGCAGAAGAGAAAGGTCGAGGAGGCCAACGAAGGCAGTGGGAGTGGATGTGGCAGTGTGCAAATATTGGAGGAGctttcagctcctgcagcaacttACTCCACCCGTActggtgggggaggagggggcacAGGCCAGTCTATACCCCACTCTGCTCCGACCACAAAAAGCAGCAGCTCCAATGGTGAAGGGGACTATCAGCTTGTGCAGCATGAAATCCTGTGCTCCGTGTCCTGCAGCTATGAAGTGCTGGAGTTTTTAGGAAGAGGCACGTTCGGACAAGTAGCCAAATGCTGGAAGAGGGGTACAAATGAAATTGTGGCTATCAAGATCCTGAAAAACCATCCTTCGTATGCTCGCCAGGGCCAGATAGAG GTGGGCATCCTGAACCGACTGAGTGCTGAGAACGCAGATGAGTACAACTTTGTGCGTTCTTACGAATGCTTCCAACACAAAGGTCACACCTGCCTGGTGTTCGAGATGCTGGAGCAGAACCTCTACGACTTTCTCAAGCACAGCAAGTTCAGCCCGCTCCCTCTGCGCCACATCAGACCCATCCTACAGCAG GTGGCCACTGCGCTGATGAAACTGAAAAGCCTGGGCTTAATTCATGCAGACCTGAAGCCTGAGAACATCATGCTGGTGGATCCTCTTCGGCAGCCCTACAGGGTGAAGGTCATTGACTTTGGCTCAGCGAGTCATGTGTCTAAAGCTGTTTGCTCCACCTACTTACAGTCCCGCTACTACAG GGCTCCAGAGATCATTCTGGGTCTGCCATTCTGTGAGGCCATTGACATGTGGTCTTTGGGCTGTGTGATTGCTGAGCTGTTTCTCGGTTGGCCTCTCTACCCTGGAGCCTCCGAGTACGACCAG ATCCGTTACATTTCTCAAACTCAAGGCCTACCTGCAGAGTACTTGCTGAGCGCCGGCACCAAGACGAGTCGTTTTTTCAATCGGGGTCCTGACTCTAGCTACCCACTCTGGAGACTTAAG ACTCCTTCAGAGCATGAAATGGAGATGGGGATCAAGTCCAAGGAGGCCAGGAAGTACATCTTCAACTGTCTGGATGATATGATGCAG GTCAACCTGTCTTCCCATCTGGAGGGGACGGACATGTTGGCCGAGAAAGCGGACAGACGAGAGTTTATCGACCTCTTGAAGCGAATGCTGCGCCTCGATGCCGACAAAAGGATCACACCAACAAAAACTCTGGGTCATCCATTTGTCACGATGAGCCACCTCATGGATTATCCCCACAGCTCTCA TGTGAAGTCCTGCTTTCAGAACATGGAGATCTGCAAGCGCCGGAGTTCCTACGATAGTAATAAATCGCTGTACTCCACTAACGCAGTCCCCAGCGCTGCAGCTGGAAACCTCACTGTAACCTTCAGTAGCCAACTCAACCAGCATAACCAG GTGCCTTCTGCCGGAGGAGCGGTGCCTTTACTAAACTACCAGCCAGCTCTGTATCAGCAGGCGACCATCAACATTCCTGGGCTGACTCAACAGAGTGTCCCGATCCCAACGCGTCCTGCTGGGCTGTGTAGTCAGACAGAACCTTTCCAGCAGACTCTCATTGTCTGCCCACCCTCCACTATTCAAG GGCTACAGCCATCTAGTAAGAGTTCCAGTTTCCCTGTGAGGATGGAGAACTCTGTTCCAATAGTACCTCAGAACCAGTCTGCCCAGTCTCTGCAGATCCAGCCAAGTATGCTCACACAG GCCTGGCCCACTGGCACCCAACAGATCCTCATCCCATCGTCATGGCAGCAGGTTCCGGGCGTGGCCATCCACAGCTCTGCCCACCAGACCACTGTACCTGAATCACCGCTGGAAACACTTGATGCTTCCACTCAGCAGGGACACAGCTGGAG GAGCACAACCCAAGGCAAGAGccagcaggagaggaagaaagtgaAAGCCAGACGTGGAGAGAACAGAACCAG GGGTATGTCCACTGCATCACTACTCGTGACCCCAGCCAGCTCTAACGCCATAATGTCCCAACCAATCATCATATCTGACACACCCAGCCCGGCGGTCAGCATCATCACTATTCACAGCGACACTGACACGGAGGATGAGCGGAAGTTCCATCCTGCCAG cgTTGGACTGGGCCAGCGGACTAACGtcatcagctgtgtgactgtacatgACTCGGACTCTTCCACAGCCAGTCCCCTGACTCCTCTGCCGCGTCTTCTGAACCCAGCTGGCACCGGGTCATCCCGCCAGGCCAAGTCTCTGGCAGTGGTGGCCCCTTCAGTCAAAAACCAGGGCACCAGAGCACTTTCACGTGGACGCCTAGACACTG TGAACTACATGAAGCCTAAAAGGTCCTCCAACAGACAGCCGTGCAGCTCAGGCGAGAGCATGGAGCGTCATGGACTGGTTCCAAGCCAGTCACACCCCTTAAACCTCAGCCAG GTTCAGCCTGTGGTTTCTTCATCTCAGGAGCGCTCTCACAGTGACTCCTCTTTGCGTCGCCAGCCGACGTTCCCCCCGGCCGTCTCCGCCTCTCTCTACAACTTCCCGGACGTGTCGGCCCTGGCCTCCGCCGCAGCCCCAGGCCCCAGCCTTTACAACTACCCTGCCTCCACTGCCCTCTCCTCAGCCTCTCAGGCCATGGAGCAGCTGCTGGGCCGTGGTCACGGCAGTCACGGCCACTCCCCCTCTGCCTATGCAGCAACATAcacctcatcctcctcctccaggagGGACTCGGCCAGTCGGAAGGACACCGTCAGCAGTCTGCTGCACGGCCTCCCCGCAGCCTACCAGCACCAGTTTGCCACTGGGTCTCCCTACATTAGTGTGACGCCGCGGGCAGAGGCTTACAGTACCTACCAGCTCAGCCCCCGGCGCCTCACCCAGTACCCGTACCTATAG
- the hipk1b gene encoding homeodomain-interacting protein kinase 1 isoform X1, protein MSSQLQVFSPPSISSSAFCRVKKLKVESNVWDVSTTEAYSSIAGQSAYAFTPAMAVPPFAPSLVFPPAAPGSRGQVVVRAADSTGSLPRGSSRRVTEQATSSSYTHAESSSETRSHRHGQKRKVEEANEGSGSGCGSVQILEELSAPAATYSTRTGGGGGGTGQSIPHSAPTTKSSSSNGEGDYQLVQHEILCSVSCSYEVLEFLGRGTFGQVAKCWKRGTNEIVAIKILKNHPSYARQGQIEVGILNRLSAENADEYNFVRSYECFQHKGHTCLVFEMLEQNLYDFLKHSKFSPLPLRHIRPILQQVATALMKLKSLGLIHADLKPENIMLVDPLRQPYRVKVIDFGSASHVSKAVCSTYLQSRYYRAPEIILGLPFCEAIDMWSLGCVIAELFLGWPLYPGASEYDQIRYISQTQGLPAEYLLSAGTKTSRFFNRGPDSSYPLWRLKTPSEHEMEMGIKSKEARKYIFNCLDDMMQVNLSSHLEGTDMLAEKADRREFIDLLKRMLRLDADKRITPTKTLGHPFVTMSHLMDYPHSSHVKSCFQNMEICKRRSSYDSNKSLYSTNAVPSAAAGNLTVTFSSQLNQHNQVPSAGGAVPLLNYQPALYQQATINIPGLTQQSVPIPTRPAGLCSQTEPFQQTLIVCPPSTIQGLQPSSKSSSFPVRMENSVPIVPQNQSAQSLQIQPSMLTQGSCTPLMVATLHPPSAGIAPQYSLPLGLGPGVGRPTLLEHTAAVLQAWPTGTQQILIPSSWQQVPGVAIHSSAHQTTVPESPLETLDASTQQGHSWRSTTQGKSQQERKKVKARRGENRTRGMSTASLLVTPASSNAIMSQPIIISDTPSPAVSIITIHSDTDTEDERKFHPASVGLGQRTNVISCVTVHDSDSSTASPLTPLPRLLNPAGTGSSRQAKSLAVVAPSVKNQGTRALSRGRLDTVNYMKPKRSSNRQPCSSGESMERHGLVPSQSHPLNLSQVQPVVSSSQERSHSDSSLRRQPTFPPAVSASLYNFPDVSALASAAAPGPSLYNYPASTALSSASQAMEQLLGRGHGSHGHSPSAYAATYTSSSSSRRDSASRKDTVSSLLHGLPAAYQHQFATGSPYISVTPRAEAYSTYQLSPRRLTQYPYL, encoded by the exons ATGAGCTCCCAGCTGCAGgtcttctctcctccctccatctcctccagtgCCTTTTGCCGCGTTAAGAAGCTGAAGGTGGAGAGCAATGTTTGGGACGTGTCGACCACCGAAGCTTACAGTTCCATAGCAGGGCAGTCGGCATACGCCTTTACCCCAGCCATGGCTGTGCCACCCTTTGCACCATCCCTGGTCTTCCCCCCTGCTGCACCTGGGTCCAGAGGCCAAGTGGTGGTCCGGGCAGCTGACAGCACCGGTAGTCTTCCCCGTGGATCCAGCCGGCGTGTCACTGAGCAGGCGACGTCTTCTTCTTATACTCATGCCGAGTCGTCATCTGAAACCAGGAGCCACAGGCACGGGCAGAAGAGAAAGGTCGAGGAGGCCAACGAAGGCAGTGGGAGTGGATGTGGCAGTGTGCAAATATTGGAGGAGctttcagctcctgcagcaacttACTCCACCCGTActggtgggggaggagggggcacAGGCCAGTCTATACCCCACTCTGCTCCGACCACAAAAAGCAGCAGCTCCAATGGTGAAGGGGACTATCAGCTTGTGCAGCATGAAATCCTGTGCTCCGTGTCCTGCAGCTATGAAGTGCTGGAGTTTTTAGGAAGAGGCACGTTCGGACAAGTAGCCAAATGCTGGAAGAGGGGTACAAATGAAATTGTGGCTATCAAGATCCTGAAAAACCATCCTTCGTATGCTCGCCAGGGCCAGATAGAG GTGGGCATCCTGAACCGACTGAGTGCTGAGAACGCAGATGAGTACAACTTTGTGCGTTCTTACGAATGCTTCCAACACAAAGGTCACACCTGCCTGGTGTTCGAGATGCTGGAGCAGAACCTCTACGACTTTCTCAAGCACAGCAAGTTCAGCCCGCTCCCTCTGCGCCACATCAGACCCATCCTACAGCAG GTGGCCACTGCGCTGATGAAACTGAAAAGCCTGGGCTTAATTCATGCAGACCTGAAGCCTGAGAACATCATGCTGGTGGATCCTCTTCGGCAGCCCTACAGGGTGAAGGTCATTGACTTTGGCTCAGCGAGTCATGTGTCTAAAGCTGTTTGCTCCACCTACTTACAGTCCCGCTACTACAG GGCTCCAGAGATCATTCTGGGTCTGCCATTCTGTGAGGCCATTGACATGTGGTCTTTGGGCTGTGTGATTGCTGAGCTGTTTCTCGGTTGGCCTCTCTACCCTGGAGCCTCCGAGTACGACCAG ATCCGTTACATTTCTCAAACTCAAGGCCTACCTGCAGAGTACTTGCTGAGCGCCGGCACCAAGACGAGTCGTTTTTTCAATCGGGGTCCTGACTCTAGCTACCCACTCTGGAGACTTAAG ACTCCTTCAGAGCATGAAATGGAGATGGGGATCAAGTCCAAGGAGGCCAGGAAGTACATCTTCAACTGTCTGGATGATATGATGCAG GTCAACCTGTCTTCCCATCTGGAGGGGACGGACATGTTGGCCGAGAAAGCGGACAGACGAGAGTTTATCGACCTCTTGAAGCGAATGCTGCGCCTCGATGCCGACAAAAGGATCACACCAACAAAAACTCTGGGTCATCCATTTGTCACGATGAGCCACCTCATGGATTATCCCCACAGCTCTCA TGTGAAGTCCTGCTTTCAGAACATGGAGATCTGCAAGCGCCGGAGTTCCTACGATAGTAATAAATCGCTGTACTCCACTAACGCAGTCCCCAGCGCTGCAGCTGGAAACCTCACTGTAACCTTCAGTAGCCAACTCAACCAGCATAACCAG GTGCCTTCTGCCGGAGGAGCGGTGCCTTTACTAAACTACCAGCCAGCTCTGTATCAGCAGGCGACCATCAACATTCCTGGGCTGACTCAACAGAGTGTCCCGATCCCAACGCGTCCTGCTGGGCTGTGTAGTCAGACAGAACCTTTCCAGCAGACTCTCATTGTCTGCCCACCCTCCACTATTCAAG GGCTACAGCCATCTAGTAAGAGTTCCAGTTTCCCTGTGAGGATGGAGAACTCTGTTCCAATAGTACCTCAGAACCAGTCTGCCCAGTCTCTGCAGATCCAGCCAAGTATGCTCACACAG GGTTCCTGCACACCCCTGATGGTTGCCACCCTGCACCCCCCCTCAGCAGGCATAGCCCCCCAGTACTCTCTGCCCCTCGGGCTGGGGCCCGGGGTGGGTCGGCCCACCCTCCTGGAGCACACAGCCGCAGTGCTG CAGGCCTGGCCCACTGGCACCCAACAGATCCTCATCCCATCGTCATGGCAGCAGGTTCCGGGCGTGGCCATCCACAGCTCTGCCCACCAGACCACTGTACCTGAATCACCGCTGGAAACACTTGATGCTTCCACTCAGCAGGGACACAGCTGGAG GAGCACAACCCAAGGCAAGAGccagcaggagaggaagaaagtgaAAGCCAGACGTGGAGAGAACAGAACCAG GGGTATGTCCACTGCATCACTACTCGTGACCCCAGCCAGCTCTAACGCCATAATGTCCCAACCAATCATCATATCTGACACACCCAGCCCGGCGGTCAGCATCATCACTATTCACAGCGACACTGACACGGAGGATGAGCGGAAGTTCCATCCTGCCAG cgTTGGACTGGGCCAGCGGACTAACGtcatcagctgtgtgactgtacatgACTCGGACTCTTCCACAGCCAGTCCCCTGACTCCTCTGCCGCGTCTTCTGAACCCAGCTGGCACCGGGTCATCCCGCCAGGCCAAGTCTCTGGCAGTGGTGGCCCCTTCAGTCAAAAACCAGGGCACCAGAGCACTTTCACGTGGACGCCTAGACACTG TGAACTACATGAAGCCTAAAAGGTCCTCCAACAGACAGCCGTGCAGCTCAGGCGAGAGCATGGAGCGTCATGGACTGGTTCCAAGCCAGTCACACCCCTTAAACCTCAGCCAG GTTCAGCCTGTGGTTTCTTCATCTCAGGAGCGCTCTCACAGTGACTCCTCTTTGCGTCGCCAGCCGACGTTCCCCCCGGCCGTCTCCGCCTCTCTCTACAACTTCCCGGACGTGTCGGCCCTGGCCTCCGCCGCAGCCCCAGGCCCCAGCCTTTACAACTACCCTGCCTCCACTGCCCTCTCCTCAGCCTCTCAGGCCATGGAGCAGCTGCTGGGCCGTGGTCACGGCAGTCACGGCCACTCCCCCTCTGCCTATGCAGCAACATAcacctcatcctcctcctccaggagGGACTCGGCCAGTCGGAAGGACACCGTCAGCAGTCTGCTGCACGGCCTCCCCGCAGCCTACCAGCACCAGTTTGCCACTGGGTCTCCCTACATTAGTGTGACGCCGCGGGCAGAGGCTTACAGTACCTACCAGCTCAGCCCCCGGCGCCTCACCCAGTACCCGTACCTATAG